Proteins encoded in a region of the Lycorma delicatula isolate Av1 chromosome 6, ASM4794821v1, whole genome shotgun sequence genome:
- the LOC142326733 gene encoding folliculin-like isoform X2, producing the protein MSAVIAICHFCDQHGPSVLLNTRVQHGSTNYSQECRVPISSNAHSVCSACEMVGQFVSVDQITQVQYVSCQLPVHMPQLTSWLQHICVRSLSCEVAMLMELVMLENRGQSNVLEIFHSERCKLMRAKCAGVPSCCSQTCSMRFFS; encoded by the exons ATGAGTGCTGTCATAGCAATTTGTCATTTTTGTGATCAGCATGGCCCTAGTGTCCTACTTAATACCAGAGTACAGCATGGATCTACCAATTATTCGCAAGAATGTAGAGTACCAATATCATCAAATGCTCATTCAGTTTGTAGT gcTTGTGAAATGGTTGGACAGTTTGTGAGTGTTGATCAAATTACCCAAGTACAGTATGTCAGTTGCCAGTTACCAGTCCATATGCCTCAGCTTACATCATGGTTGCAACATATTTGTGTTCGTAGCTTAAGTTGTgag GTGGCCATGCTTATGGAGCTGGTGATGCTGGAGAACCGCGGCCAATCCAATgtcctggaaatttttcattcagaaagatGCAAACTGATGAGAGCAAAATGTGCTGGTGTTCCATCCTGTTGCAGCCAAACTTGTTCCATGAGATTCTTCTCTTGA